A genomic region of Zea mays cultivar B73 chromosome 6, Zm-B73-REFERENCE-NAM-5.0, whole genome shotgun sequence contains the following coding sequences:
- the LOC100856921 gene encoding uncharacterized protein LOC100856921 precursor, with protein sequence MALTNFILTVVGVGAAVMLLRKDVKQSATVFRRNVRHIRNWLEEESAAAAKSTEQSSVKELESQAAKKDAVPKDDKH encoded by the exons ATGGCGCTCACGAACTTCATCCTCACGGTGGTGGGGGTGGGCGCGGCGGTGATGCTGCTGCGGAAAGACGTCAAGCAGTCGGCCACCGTCTTCCGCCGCAACGTGCGCCACATCCGCAACTGGCTCGAGGAggagtccgccgccgccgccaa ATCTACTGAACAGTCTTCAGTGAAGGAGTTGGAGTCCCAAGCTGCCAAGAAAGACGCTGTGCCCAAGGACGACAAACATTAG
- the LOC103630619 gene encoding uncharacterized protein isoform X4 — protein sequence MTVYVEVKEFHPCVCMDLENADLRMMRVMEAYQVKEFHPDVCKDPEIADLRMSERWRSIRECSSLLSIVKHVLQYPLPTSSCICCLLDSLKHRV from the exons ATGACGGTTTACGTGGAG GTCAAGGAATTCCATCCTTGTGTTTGCATGGACCTAGAAAATGCAGATTTAAGAATGATGCGAGTGATGGAGGCCTATCAG GTCAAGGAATTTCATCCTGATGTTTGCAAGGACCCAGAAATTGCAGATTTAAGAATGAGCGAGCGATGGAGGTCTATCAG GGAGTGTTCTTCGTTGCTATCCATTGTGAAACATGTCCTACAGTATCCCTTGCCAACCAGCTCCTGTATCTGTTGCCTGCTCGATTCGTTGAAGCACAGA GTTTAA
- the LOC103630619 gene encoding uncharacterized protein isoform X2, whose translation MDLENADLRMMRVMEAYQVKEFHPDVCKDPEIADLRMSERWRSIRECSSLLSIVKHVLQYPLPTSSCICCLLDSLKHRLCRFKQVKDGLLSAVSEMQYCAREMRKIVDSLWTMNLNEVSSRLQEMAMFLEENTMYIGELGGVTDADWALDNGGYLRWFNVIYADWALDNGGYLRWFNVIYGDNMNHVGGCRVLLSETSLCD comes from the exons ATGGACCTAGAAAATGCAGATTTAAGAATGATGCGAGTGATGGAGGCCTATCAG GTCAAGGAATTTCATCCTGATGTTTGCAAGGACCCAGAAATTGCAGATTTAAGAATGAGCGAGCGATGGAGGTCTATCAG GGAGTGTTCTTCGTTGCTATCCATTGTGAAACATGTCCTACAGTATCCCTTGCCAACCAGCTCCTGTATCTGTTGCCTGCTCGATTCGTTGAAGCACAGA TTATGTAGGTTTAAGCAAGTCAAGGATGGACTGCTTTCTGCAGTTTCAGAAATGCAATACTGCGCTAGAGAGATGAGGAAGATTGTTGACTCGCTATGGACAATGAATTTGAATGAAGTGTCGTCGAGACTTCAAGAGATGGCTATGTTTCTCGAAG AAAACACTATGTACATAGGGGAACTGGGAGGGGTAACTGATGCCGACTGGGCACTTGACAATGGAGGATATCTGAGATGGTTCAATGTAATCTATGCCGACTGGGCACTTGACAATGGAGGATATTTGAGATGGTTCAATGTAATCTATGGTGATAATATGAACCATGTGGGTGGTTGTAGGGTGCTTTTATCTGAAACATCTTtatgtgattaa
- the LOC103630619 gene encoding uncharacterized protein isoform X1, with the protein MTVYVEVKEFHPCVCMDLENADLRMMRVMEAYQVKEFHPDVCKDPEIADLRMSERWRSIRECSSLLSIVKHVLQYPLPTSSCICCLLDSLKHRLCRFKQVKDGLLSAVSEMQYCAREMRKIVDSLWTMNLNEVSSRLQEMAMFLEENTMYIGELGGVTDADWALDNGGYLRWFNVIYADWALDNGGYLRWFNVIYGDNMNHVGGCRVLLSETSLCD; encoded by the exons ATGACGGTTTACGTGGAG GTCAAGGAATTCCATCCTTGTGTTTGCATGGACCTAGAAAATGCAGATTTAAGAATGATGCGAGTGATGGAGGCCTATCAG GTCAAGGAATTTCATCCTGATGTTTGCAAGGACCCAGAAATTGCAGATTTAAGAATGAGCGAGCGATGGAGGTCTATCAG GGAGTGTTCTTCGTTGCTATCCATTGTGAAACATGTCCTACAGTATCCCTTGCCAACCAGCTCCTGTATCTGTTGCCTGCTCGATTCGTTGAAGCACAGA TTATGTAGGTTTAAGCAAGTCAAGGATGGACTGCTTTCTGCAGTTTCAGAAATGCAATACTGCGCTAGAGAGATGAGGAAGATTGTTGACTCGCTATGGACAATGAATTTGAATGAAGTGTCGTCGAGACTTCAAGAGATGGCTATGTTTCTCGAAG AAAACACTATGTACATAGGGGAACTGGGAGGGGTAACTGATGCCGACTGGGCACTTGACAATGGAGGATATCTGAGATGGTTCAATGTAATCTATGCCGACTGGGCACTTGACAATGGAGGATATTTGAGATGGTTCAATGTAATCTATGGTGATAATATGAACCATGTGGGTGGTTGTAGGGTGCTTTTATCTGAAACATCTTtatgtgattaa
- the LOC103630619 gene encoding uncharacterized protein isoform X3 — protein sequence MTVYVEVKEFHPCVCMDLENADLRMMRVMEAYQVKEFHPDVCKDPEIADLRMSERWRSIRFKQVKDGLLSAVSEMQYCAREMRKIVDSLWTMNLNEVSSRLQEMAMFLEENTMYIGELGGVTDADWALDNGGYLRWFNVIYADWALDNGGYLRWFNVIYGDNMNHVGGCRVLLSETSLCD from the exons ATGACGGTTTACGTGGAG GTCAAGGAATTCCATCCTTGTGTTTGCATGGACCTAGAAAATGCAGATTTAAGAATGATGCGAGTGATGGAGGCCTATCAG GTCAAGGAATTTCATCCTGATGTTTGCAAGGACCCAGAAATTGCAGATTTAAGAATGAGCGAGCGATGGAGGTCTATCAG GTTTAAGCAAGTCAAGGATGGACTGCTTTCTGCAGTTTCAGAAATGCAATACTGCGCTAGAGAGATGAGGAAGATTGTTGACTCGCTATGGACAATGAATTTGAATGAAGTGTCGTCGAGACTTCAAGAGATGGCTATGTTTCTCGAAG AAAACACTATGTACATAGGGGAACTGGGAGGGGTAACTGATGCCGACTGGGCACTTGACAATGGAGGATATCTGAGATGGTTCAATGTAATCTATGCCGACTGGGCACTTGACAATGGAGGATATTTGAGATGGTTCAATGTAATCTATGGTGATAATATGAACCATGTGGGTGGTTGTAGGGTGCTTTTATCTGAAACATCTTtatgtgattaa
- the LOC100382584 gene encoding uncharacterized protein, translating into MSFTGLPLWPEVLRHGEEDGVAECTAGEEQVWDVRARDFDRPPKEDVGNDSDWGIDARDKLLECRSERDGSGCQRLGAGRGRPRRSAAARLRRTKLGCVRGRVVEEDVVVGGLNVVEEMVGARGEHGSGASSPWRRFDKALTDRRINRLRLGKMPPAHADTEGMAGVRSASVKMSEQSRLSEKDPKAAAMA; encoded by the coding sequence ATGTCGTTCACGGGTCTGCCCCTATGGCCCGAGGTGCTCCGACACGGAGAAGAAGACGGTGTTGCTGAATGCACCGCCGGGGAGGAACAAGTGTGGGATGTGCGTGCGCGTGACTTCGACCGTCCACCCAAAGAAGACGTCGGCAATGATTCGGATTGGGGAATCGATGCCAGAGACAAACTTCTCGAATGTAGATCGGAGCGAGATGGATCTGGATGTCAACGCCTGGGGGCAGGCCGTGGTCGACCGAGGCGAAGTGCTGCTGCGCGTTTACGCCGCACCAAGTTGGGATGCGTGAGAGGTCGGGTTGTGGAGGAGGATGTCGTGGTTGGCGGTTTGAACGTTGTTGAGGAGATGGTGGGTGCGCGAGGCGAACATGGCAGCGGCGCGAGTTCGCCGTGGCGGCGGTTTGATAAGGCCCTAACAGACCGAAGGATAAATCGGCTGAGACTGGGCAAGATGCCGCCGGCGCACGCCGACACGGAGGGGATGGCGGGGGTGAGGAGCGCCTCGGTGAAGATGAGCGAGCAGTCGAGGCTGAGCGAGAAGGACCCGAAGGCGGCGGCGATGGCGTAG
- the LOC732720 gene encoding hemoglobin 2, with protein sequence MGFSEAQEELVLRSWKAMKSDSESTALKFFLRIFEIAPGAKQMFSFLRDAGDAPLEKHPKLKAHAVTVFVMACESATQLRSTGDVKVREATLKRLGATHARAGVADAHFEVVKTALLDTIRDAVPDMWTPEMKAAWEEAYDQLAAVIKEEMKNAAAAEEQTKNAATAAEETTNAAAAEEETTNAAAAVDAS encoded by the exons ATGGGGTTCAGTGAGGCACAGGAAGAGCTCGTCCTCCGTTCATGGAAAGCCATGAAGAGCGACTCTGAGTCGACTGCTCTTAAGTTCTTCCTCAG GATCTTTGAGATCGCGCCGGGTGCCAAGCAGATGTTCTCCTTCCTGCGCGACGCCGGCGACGCGCCGCTGGAGAAACACCCCAAGCTCAAGGCCCACGCCGTCACCGTCTTCGTTATG GCATGCGAGTCGGCGACGCAGCTGAGGAGCACCGGCGACGTGAAGGTGAGGGAGGCCACCCTGAAGCGGCTGGGCGCGACGCACGCCAGGGCGGGCGTCGCCGACGCGCATTTCGAG GTCGTCAAGACGGCGCTGCTGGACACCATCAGGGACGCGGTCCCGGACATGTGGACGCCGGAGATGAAGGCGGCGTGGGAGGAGGCCTACGACCAGCTGGCCGCCGTCATCAAGGAGGAGATGaagaacgccgccgccgccgaggagcAGACGAAgaacgccgccaccgccgcggagGAGACGAcgaacgccgccgccgccgaggaggAGACGACGAACGCCGCCGCGGCTGTTGATGCTTCCTAG